The Deinococcus koreensis genome window below encodes:
- a CDS encoding class I SAM-dependent rRNA methyltransferase produces MKRRPTVTLNPAAVRRITGRYPFGHRADIASSDPGIAPGEVVDVRAPTGPVLARGYFNPEGATPLRLLSWTGEEIDLAFYRRRVRAALDRRAGQIHGTDALRVLHAEADGLPGVVADQFGSVLSVQLRNAGVERHRGLIVQALRAETGAAAAFERSDTGERRREGLNLTTGTLWGDVPERVSFHEDDLELHFAPMDAQKTGFFLDQRDNRRLMRGLVNAGHGFLDVYSYTGGFSLHAARAGARATAVDKDQVALGALEQAARLNGVSVGVRWGDALEVLTSLSREKRQFQAAVLDPPTLAKRRDDVPNAKRVFTEGAALTLGMLEPGGHLLISTCAHYIRVEDLLDAARVAAATAGCDAEVTQITYQPADHPHLLSVPESLYLKSVLLRKRV; encoded by the coding sequence ATGAAGCGCCGCCCTACCGTCACCCTGAACCCGGCCGCCGTGAGGCGGATCACGGGCCGCTATCCCTTCGGCCACCGCGCCGACATCGCCAGCAGCGACCCCGGCATCGCGCCCGGCGAGGTGGTGGATGTCCGGGCGCCCACAGGCCCCGTGCTGGCGCGCGGCTACTTCAATCCGGAGGGCGCCACGCCCCTGCGGCTGCTGTCCTGGACGGGCGAGGAGATCGATCTGGCGTTCTACCGCCGGCGGGTGCGCGCGGCGCTGGATCGCCGGGCCGGGCAGATCCACGGCACCGACGCCCTGCGCGTGCTGCACGCCGAGGCCGACGGCCTGCCGGGAGTGGTGGCCGACCAGTTCGGCAGCGTGCTGAGCGTGCAGCTGCGGAATGCCGGCGTGGAGCGCCACAGAGGGCTGATCGTGCAGGCGCTGCGGGCCGAGACGGGCGCTGCCGCCGCCTTCGAGCGCAGCGACACGGGCGAGCGCCGCCGCGAGGGCCTGAACCTGACCACCGGCACCCTCTGGGGCGACGTCCCCGAGCGCGTGAGCTTCCACGAGGACGACCTGGAGCTGCATTTCGCGCCCATGGACGCCCAGAAGACCGGCTTTTTCCTCGATCAGCGCGACAACCGCCGCCTGATGCGGGGTCTGGTGAACGCCGGACACGGCTTTCTGGACGTGTATTCCTACACCGGGGGCTTCAGCCTGCACGCGGCCCGCGCGGGCGCCAGGGCGACCGCCGTGGACAAGGATCAGGTGGCGCTGGGGGCGCTGGAACAGGCCGCCCGCCTGAACGGCGTCAGCGTGGGCGTACGCTGGGGGGACGCCCTGGAGGTGCTGACCAGCCTGAGCCGCGAGAAGCGGCAGTTCCAGGCCGCCGTGCTCGATCCGCCCACGCTGGCCAAACGCCGCGACGACGTGCCGAACGCCAAGCGGGTGTTCACCGAGGGCGCGGCCCTGACGCTGGGCATGCTGGAACCCGGCGGCCACCTCCTGATCAGCACCTGCGCCCACTACATCCGGGTGGAAGACCTGCTCGACGCGGCCCGCGTGGCCGCCGCGACCGCCGGGTGCGACGCGGAGGTCACGCAGATCACCTACCAGCCGGCCGATCACCCACATCTGCTGAGCGTGCCCGAGAGCCTCTACCTGAAAAGCGTGCTGCTCAGAAAACGCGTGTGA